In Desulfovibrio sp. 86, the following proteins share a genomic window:
- a CDS encoding branched-chain amino acid ABC transporter permease — translation MLTIVQILLAILALLCFGYAIKRVVCQKKIDCLLFLILGVALICAEHFAWLDGYWLSVLKFMGINIVFAASLNLVNGYMGEFSCGHAGFMCVGAYVGGLISIILFTQNKLLGAPLLPPEMAPLLFPLIILVAGCAAAIFGLLVALPSFKTRDDYLAIITIAANYIIIAVIINIDVVGGPRGLSGMRATVRAMERVADVPWMMIWVVLLVMVSVMMLFRLVNSTLGKGIPAVCQNEVAAEIMSVNTKKVKLVAFMVSAGIAGMAGAVYAHMFSSIYANSFGIMKSTEAMVMVYLGGMGSLSGSVMAAILFTLLIEVLRFALPALSDLLHTLPFVPDSFMISQEWKWVLIPLILILLMQFRPEGLLGNRELTQVFPRLKRLLTTARVE, via the coding sequence ATGCTCACCATTGTGCAAATATTGCTTGCTATCCTCGCCCTGCTCTGCTTCGGATATGCTATAAAACGGGTCGTCTGTCAGAAGAAAATCGATTGTCTGCTGTTCCTGATCCTCGGCGTGGCGCTCATCTGCGCCGAGCACTTCGCATGGCTGGACGGCTACTGGCTTTCCGTACTCAAATTTATGGGCATCAACATCGTCTTTGCCGCCAGTCTCAACCTGGTCAACGGCTATATGGGCGAATTTTCCTGTGGTCACGCGGGCTTCATGTGCGTTGGAGCCTACGTGGGCGGCCTTATTTCCATCATCCTGTTTACACAGAACAAGCTGCTGGGCGCTCCGCTGCTCCCGCCCGAGATGGCTCCGCTGCTCTTTCCCCTGATCATTCTGGTGGCGGGCTGCGCGGCGGCCATCTTTGGCCTGCTGGTGGCCCTGCCCTCGTTCAAGACACGTGACGACTACCTGGCCATCATCACCATCGCGGCCAACTACATCATCATCGCCGTGATCATCAATATCGACGTCGTGGGCGGCCCGCGCGGCCTTTCGGGCATGCGCGCCACCGTGCGCGCCATGGAGCGCGTGGCCGACGTGCCCTGGATGATGATCTGGGTCGTGCTGCTTGTCATGGTGTCTGTCATGATGCTCTTCAGGCTGGTCAACAGCACTCTGGGCAAGGGCATACCCGCCGTTTGCCAGAACGAGGTCGCCGCAGAAATCATGAGTGTCAACACCAAGAAGGTCAAACTTGTGGCCTTTATGGTTTCGGCAGGCATCGCCGGCATGGCTGGCGCGGTATACGCCCACATGTTCAGTTCCATTTACGCCAACAGTTTCGGCATCATGAAGTCCACGGAGGCCATGGTTATGGTCTATCTGGGCGGCATGGGCTCGCTTTCCGGCTCCGTCATGGCGGCCATCCTCTTTACCCTGCTCATCGAAGTGCTGCGCTTCGCGCTGCCCGCCCTGAGCGACCTCTTGCACACCCTGCCCTTTGTGCCCGACAGCTTCATGATCAGCCAGGAATGGAAGTGGGTGCTTATTCCCCTTATCCTCATCCTGCTCATGCAATTCCGTCCCGAAGGGCTTTTGGGCAACCGCGAACTTACCCAGGTCTTTCCCCGGCTGAAAAGACTGCTCACCACCGCCCGCGTAGAATAA
- a CDS encoding ABC transporter ATP-binding protein, protein MALLEMKDVTQRFGGLIALSCFNIRIEENSLTGLIGPNGAGKTTVFNLASGFYHASEGGIIFDGYKYDSKLEPHEVTNLGMARTFQNIRLWSDMTVLDNICVSQYSRLGYGLLDAWFNTGRYGREEKRVKDKASHILEVMELSDVAEEMPKNLPYGLQRRVELARALSTDPKLLLLDEPAAGLNSSDVDGLIKHIGWIYDQFKIAIWMIEHQMKVVMSLCQHITVMEFGQIIASGTPQEIQSNPDVIKAYLGDENV, encoded by the coding sequence TTGGCACTGCTTGAAATGAAAGACGTGACGCAACGCTTCGGCGGACTTATCGCGCTGTCATGCTTCAACATACGGATTGAGGAAAACAGCCTGACGGGCCTTATCGGGCCCAACGGCGCTGGCAAAACCACTGTGTTCAACCTGGCTTCTGGATTTTATCACGCCAGCGAGGGCGGCATTATCTTTGACGGCTACAAGTACGACTCCAAACTTGAGCCGCATGAGGTCACAAATCTGGGCATGGCCCGCACCTTTCAGAATATCCGCCTGTGGAGCGACATGACGGTTCTGGACAATATCTGCGTGTCGCAATACAGCCGCCTCGGCTATGGCCTGCTGGACGCGTGGTTCAATACGGGCCGTTACGGCCGCGAAGAAAAGCGCGTGAAAGACAAGGCCTCCCACATCCTGGAGGTAATGGAACTCAGCGACGTGGCGGAGGAAATGCCCAAGAACCTGCCCTATGGTCTGCAACGCCGTGTGGAACTGGCCCGCGCCCTTTCCACGGACCCCAAGCTGCTCCTGCTGGACGAACCGGCGGCCGGGCTCAACTCCTCGGACGTGGACGGTCTGATCAAGCACATCGGCTGGATTTACGACCAGTTCAAAATCGCCATCTGGATGATCGAACACCAGATGAAGGTGGTCATGTCGCTGTGTCAGCACATCACCGTGATGGAGTTCGGGCAGATCATCGCCAGCGGCACGCCACAGGAAATCCAAAGCAACCCGGATGTCATCAAGGCATATCTGGGCGACGAAAACGTGTAA
- a CDS encoding ABC transporter ATP-binding protein, producing MLLEVENLYAGYGKIEALHGISFHVNEGEIVTLIGANGAGKSTTLKAVMRLTPPESPTVFSGDIRFKGKSILKTEAHNVVAHLKMDLVPEGRHIFGNLTVHENLKLATWTRKGSGIEKDMDRVFDLFPRLQERMHQRSDTLSGGEQQMLAVGRALMTDCSVILLDEPSMGLSPLLMYDMFRTFKKLNSEGLTVVVVEQNARLALQVADRGYVLDTGSIVAQGTAAELADTPEIKAAYLGA from the coding sequence ATGTTGCTGGAAGTTGAAAATCTCTACGCGGGATACGGCAAGATCGAAGCCCTGCACGGCATCTCCTTTCATGTGAACGAAGGCGAAATTGTCACGCTCATCGGGGCCAACGGCGCGGGCAAGTCCACTACGCTCAAGGCAGTCATGCGGCTTACGCCGCCGGAATCGCCCACGGTGTTCAGCGGCGACATCCGTTTCAAGGGCAAATCCATCCTCAAGACCGAGGCGCACAACGTGGTGGCCCATCTGAAAATGGACCTCGTGCCCGAAGGCAGACACATTTTCGGCAACCTCACCGTGCATGAAAACCTCAAGCTTGCCACGTGGACACGCAAGGGCAGCGGCATTGAAAAGGACATGGACAGGGTTTTTGACCTGTTCCCCCGTCTTCAGGAACGCATGCACCAGCGCAGCGACACCCTCTCCGGCGGCGAACAGCAGATGCTGGCCGTTGGCCGGGCGCTCATGACGGACTGCTCTGTCATTCTTCTGGACGAACCCTCCATGGGGCTTTCGCCCCTGCTCATGTACGACATGTTCCGCACTTTCAAAAAGCTCAACAGCGAAGGACTCACGGTTGTCGTTGTGGAGCAGAACGCCCGCCTGGCCCTCCAGGTGGCAGACCGGGGGTATGTGCTGGATACAGGATCCATCGTGGCCCAGGGCACGGCGGCGGAACTGGCCGATACCCCTGAAATAAAAGCGGCCTATCTGGGCGCGTAA
- a CDS encoding EF-hand domain-containing protein, with translation MTRTLDLPDISAMLKISLLPLLAALILMASPVHAMPGMGSGEGGGMGDKFSQMDTNKDGKVSREEFKAAFPNMRDEAFVAIDKDGDGFISVDEWNAFMKDHSSGMRPNTMNNGPMPTVPGNPMMPNPGSPELPLVTPPNGN, from the coding sequence ATGACGCGCACCCTAGATTTACCCGATATATCGGCCATGCTGAAAATATCTCTGCTTCCCCTTCTGGCGGCCCTCATCCTCATGGCATCCCCAGTCCATGCCATGCCCGGCATGGGCAGCGGCGAAGGCGGCGGCATGGGCGACAAGTTCAGCCAGATGGATACCAATAAAGACGGCAAGGTCAGCCGTGAAGAGTTCAAGGCGGCCTTTCCCAACATGAGGGATGAAGCCTTTGTGGCCATAGACAAGGACGGCGACGGCTTCATTTCCGTTGACGAATGGAATGCCTTCATGAAGGACCATTCTTCCGGCATGCGCCCCAATACCATGAATAATGGCCCCATGCCCACTGTTCCCGGCAATCCGATGATGCCCAATCCCGGCAGTCCCGAACTGCCGCTGGTCACGCCGCCCAATGGCAACTAA
- a CDS encoding YgiQ family radical SAM protein yields MSAAEMHALGWDSLDVLFITGDAYVDHPSFGSVLLARWLIHHGYRAGIVAQPRWETPDDLLVMGRPRLFAGVSAGALDSLLAHYTAFRKKRHDDAYTPGGQAGARPNRACLVYANLARRAFPGLPLVLGGIEGSLRRVSHYDFWTDSLRKPILMDAKADLLIWGMGERATLECAQRLDAGENLRGIPGTAWLDKLEQTPDGPRPANLPPKMTQAPCVPLPGHEEILADPVKLLTMTQELERQVHRLDAWAFQPVGDRAVVLARPAPPLTTQEMDALYEIPFTRRPHPSYKEAIPAAEMMRTSITSHRGCGGGCSFCSLALHQGRRISSRSEASVLDEARQLGQENMARGKGPVAISDVGGPTANMWQGYCALDRAEITREDHTPPVETSTVQSPEHHSAAHAPADAPARSRCRRASCCYPTVCKFFTTPQNRHVGLLRKVAALPEVKQARVASGVRADLALRDAAALAAYTGEFTGGQLKVAPEHCATGVLSLMRKPPLEVFEAFLASFVRQSKAAGREQYVVPYLMSGFPGCTDDDMRTLAHWLRQRNWNPRQTQCFIPTPGTIATAMFYCGKNEAGEDIYVARTDAQRLRQHGLLMPGRSPGDEDGNRPRRGNEGHARNNDANARRQTPGGRQGRDDRPDARRDGRPDTRRDAQHDAQHDARRAPRRDADAAQARPPEKTGQKPGRQGGRSNENRQDSRKLPAPGRRA; encoded by the coding sequence ATGAGCGCGGCCGAAATGCACGCTCTTGGCTGGGACAGTCTGGACGTGCTCTTCATCACCGGCGACGCCTATGTGGATCACCCCTCCTTCGGCAGCGTTCTGCTGGCGCGCTGGCTGATCCACCACGGCTACCGCGCGGGCATTGTGGCCCAGCCGCGATGGGAAACCCCCGACGACCTTCTGGTCATGGGCAGACCACGCCTGTTCGCCGGCGTCAGCGCTGGCGCGCTGGATTCCCTGCTGGCCCACTACACGGCCTTTCGCAAAAAGCGCCATGACGACGCCTACACCCCTGGCGGTCAAGCGGGCGCGCGCCCCAACAGGGCCTGCCTGGTATACGCCAATCTGGCGCGCCGGGCCTTTCCCGGCCTGCCCCTGGTGCTTGGCGGCATTGAGGGCAGCCTGCGGCGCGTGAGCCATTACGACTTCTGGACAGACTCGCTGCGCAAGCCCATTCTTATGGACGCCAAGGCCGACCTGCTCATCTGGGGCATGGGAGAGCGCGCCACCCTGGAATGCGCCCAGCGGCTGGACGCCGGGGAAAATTTGCGCGGCATACCCGGCACAGCCTGGTTGGACAAGCTGGAGCAGACCCCCGACGGCCCGCGCCCGGCCAACCTGCCGCCGAAAATGACCCAGGCCCCCTGCGTGCCCCTGCCCGGCCACGAAGAAATCCTGGCTGATCCCGTCAAACTGCTGACCATGACGCAGGAGCTGGAACGCCAGGTGCACAGACTGGACGCCTGGGCCTTTCAGCCCGTGGGCGACCGCGCCGTGGTGCTGGCCCGCCCGGCTCCGCCCCTGACCACGCAGGAAATGGACGCCCTGTATGAAATCCCCTTTACCCGGCGGCCTCACCCCAGCTACAAGGAAGCCATCCCGGCGGCGGAAATGATGCGCACCAGCATTACCAGCCATCGCGGCTGCGGCGGCGGCTGCTCCTTCTGCTCGCTGGCCCTGCATCAGGGCCGTCGCATCAGCTCCCGGTCCGAAGCTTCCGTGCTGGACGAGGCACGTCAGCTTGGGCAGGAAAACATGGCCCGTGGCAAGGGGCCTGTGGCCATTTCGGACGTGGGCGGACCCACGGCCAACATGTGGCAGGGCTATTGCGCCCTTGACCGGGCGGAAATCACCCGCGAAGATCATACGCCGCCCGTTGAAACCTCCACGGTGCAAAGCCCCGAACACCACAGCGCCGCGCACGCCCCGGCAGACGCGCCCGCCAGGAGCCGCTGCCGACGGGCAAGCTGCTGTTACCCTACGGTATGCAAATTTTTCACAACGCCGCAAAACAGGCATGTGGGCCTGCTGCGCAAGGTCGCGGCACTGCCCGAAGTCAAGCAGGCCCGCGTTGCCAGCGGCGTTCGCGCTGACCTGGCCCTGCGTGACGCCGCCGCCCTGGCCGCCTACACGGGCGAGTTCACGGGCGGGCAACTCAAGGTCGCGCCCGAACACTGCGCCACCGGCGTGCTCTCGCTCATGCGCAAGCCGCCCCTGGAAGTCTTTGAGGCCTTTCTGGCCAGCTTTGTGCGCCAGAGCAAGGCGGCAGGACGCGAACAGTACGTTGTTCCCTACCTTATGAGCGGCTTCCCCGGCTGTACGGACGACGACATGCGCACCCTCGCCCACTGGCTGCGCCAGCGCAACTGGAATCCACGCCAGACCCAGTGCTTTATCCCCACACCCGGCACCATTGCCACGGCCATGTTTTACTGCGGCAAAAACGAGGCCGGGGAAGACATCTACGTGGCCCGAACCGATGCCCAGCGCCTGCGGCAGCACGGCCTGCTCATGCCCGGCAGAAGTCCGGGTGACGAGGACGGCAACCGCCCACGGCGCGGCAACGAAGGCCACGCCCGCAACAATGACGCCAATGCCCGTCGCCAAACACCCGGCGGCAGACAAGGTCGTGATGATCGGCCCGACGCCCGACGTGACGGCCGACCCGATACCCGACGTGACGCCCAACATGATGCCCAACATGACGCCCGACGTGCCCCCAGGCGTGATGCGGACGCGGCCCAGGCCAGACCCCCGGAAAAGACGGGCCAGAAACCCGGCAGACAGGGCGGTCGCTCAAATGAAAACAGGCAGGATAGTCGCAAGCTTCCGGCCCCTGGACGCCGCGCCTGA
- a CDS encoding SlyX family protein, producing the protein MPQNLEDRLTRLEELTFFQEERIEKLDAALMAQQSQLDAVEQELASARTVIRALRDKMAEQPENGLPPHFMPERW; encoded by the coding sequence ATGCCGCAAAATCTTGAAGATCGCCTTACCAGACTGGAAGAACTGACTTTTTTCCAGGAAGAGCGCATCGAAAAACTCGACGCGGCCCTTATGGCCCAGCAAAGCCAACTGGACGCCGTGGAGCAGGAATTGGCCAGCGCCCGCACAGTCATTCGCGCCCTGCGCGACAAGATGGCCGAGCAGCCGGAAAACGGCCTGCCGCCGCACTTTATGCCCGAGCGCTGGTAA
- the qmoC gene encoding quinone-interacting membrane-bound oxidoreductase complex subunit QmoC has translation MAQITIKPDLEFARALEEAGGESLKKCYQCATCSVACPLAPANAPYPRKEMVWASWGLKDKLRADIDLWLCHNCGNCSDLCPRGAKPADLMGAARNVIYKDLTEPSIVGKWMSKPAGLPILFAIPAVLWLVVWWIRAGFNGGQWFPRAADGRIVFGQIFYGDYTIDPIFMLTFFTALFILARGAMKLWAQFKPEGKMTVIGKTKCWVWHLWDVLWDEIITHRKFDDCEDGPVTGKETPSRKNGHFLLVWSFAILAFVTAVVALGHWGGKVIPLIKIETPMPLTFPVKILANIGAFMLLLGLGLLTVRRLRLNPKFQGSSWYDWYLLGIIWVIALTGVMAQGFRLADAIVPAFVVYYLHLVCVWMLFAYLPWSKLGHILYRTVALLYARMYGRS, from the coding sequence ATGGCACAAATTACAATCAAACCTGACCTGGAGTTCGCCAGGGCGCTGGAAGAAGCGGGGGGCGAGTCCCTCAAGAAGTGCTACCAGTGCGCCACGTGTTCCGTGGCCTGCCCCCTGGCTCCTGCCAACGCGCCCTATCCGCGCAAGGAAATGGTATGGGCCTCCTGGGGCCTCAAGGACAAGCTGCGCGCTGATATAGACTTGTGGCTCTGCCACAACTGCGGCAACTGCTCCGACCTGTGCCCCCGTGGCGCCAAGCCTGCCGACCTCATGGGCGCGGCACGCAATGTCATCTATAAAGATCTGACCGAGCCTTCCATCGTGGGCAAGTGGATGAGCAAGCCCGCTGGCCTGCCCATTCTCTTCGCCATCCCGGCGGTGCTCTGGCTTGTGGTGTGGTGGATCCGCGCCGGCTTTAACGGCGGCCAGTGGTTCCCCCGCGCCGCCGACGGCCGAATCGTCTTCGGCCAGATATTCTACGGCGACTACACCATTGACCCCATCTTCATGCTGACCTTCTTCACCGCGCTGTTCATACTGGCGCGGGGGGCCATGAAGCTGTGGGCGCAATTCAAGCCTGAAGGCAAGATGACCGTTATCGGCAAGACCAAATGCTGGGTCTGGCATCTGTGGGACGTGCTGTGGGATGAAATCATCACCCACCGCAAGTTCGACGATTGCGAAGACGGCCCCGTCACCGGCAAGGAAACGCCCAGCCGCAAAAACGGCCACTTCCTTCTGGTGTGGAGCTTCGCCATCCTGGCCTTTGTGACGGCTGTAGTGGCTTTGGGCCATTGGGGCGGCAAGGTCATTCCGCTCATCAAGATTGAAACGCCCATGCCGCTGACCTTCCCGGTGAAGATTCTGGCCAACATCGGCGCGTTCATGCTGCTGCTGGGCCTGGGCCTGCTGACGGTTCGCCGTCTGCGTCTGAATCCCAAGTTCCAGGGCTCAAGCTGGTACGACTGGTACCTGCTGGGCATCATATGGGTAATCGCGCTCACGGGCGTGATGGCTCAGGGCTTCCGCCTGGCGGACGCCATTGTGCCTGCCTTTGTCGTGTATTACCTGCACCTGGTATGTGTGTGGATGCTTTTCGCCTATCTGCCCTGGTCCAAGCTCGGGCATATTTTATACCGCACAGTGGCGTTGCTGTACGCCCGCATGTACGGCAGGAGCTAG